A stretch of the Alphaproteobacteria bacterium genome encodes the following:
- a CDS encoding SRPBCC domain-containing protein produces the protein MILEEKKGAELCITRIFDVPKDKVFQAWTDASYLKHWWAPKTCTLTYLKIDFKVGGTIHSCIKTPNGKECWMKGVYQEIIVPEKIVYTSTIVDKNGNSVSPVDVGMDKDWPRETLITVHFDDMKSKTKITLSQTVLESLAKRTGAYPSWVEMFDRLFDILIKF, from the coding sequence ATGATCCTCGAAGAAAAAAAGGGCGCAGAACTTTGTATCACACGTATTTTTGATGTCCCAAAAGATAAAGTTTTTCAAGCTTGGACAGATGCGTCATATTTAAAACATTGGTGGGCACCAAAAACTTGTACGCTTACCTATTTAAAAATTGATTTTAAAGTGGGAGGTACAATTCATTCTTGTATTAAAACGCCAAATGGAAAAGAATGTTGGATGAAGGGCGTATATCAAGAAATTATTGTGCCTGAAAAAATCGTTTATACCTCAACCATTGTTGATAAAAATGGCAATTCCGTATCACCCGTTGATGTTGGGATGGATAAAGATTGGCCACGAGAGACACTCATAACGGTTCATTTTGATGATATGAAATCTAAAACAAAAATAACATTATCCCAAACCGTTCTAGAATCTTTGGCCAAGAGAACAGGGGCATATCCAAGTTGGGTGGAAATGTTTGATCGTTTATTTG